A stretch of DNA from Streptomyces rubradiris:
CACGGACGGCACGGCCCCGCGCGCCCCGTGCGAAGCAGGCGCACGCACCGGCCGGACGCACACGCTCCCCAGGGGCGCGGTCCGGTGGTGGACTGGGACCCGGTCCTCCCCGTAGGGCCCCGCTCCGGCCGGCGGTTCCGGTGGCTTCCCCCACCGGCCGGAGCGGGATCAGATCTGCCAGGAGCGGAGCCGGTCGGCGGCGCCGTAGACGTCGGTCTTGCCGGAGATGAGGTCCCGCGCGAGGTCGACGAGCGCGCCGTAGGGCGGGTCGATGCCGGCGCCGCTGACGAACATGTAGGCGACGGCGGTGGCGCAGGCGAAGCGGGCGTTGGCGGCGGGCAGCGGCTTGAGCACGGCGAGGGTGTGCAGCAGGGCGGCGGCCCGCCAGGCCGCGTCGGAGTCGACGCCGAGCCGGGGCGGGTCCACCCGGTGCCGGGCGACGGCCGCGACCAGCGCCGAGAAGTCGTCCACGGCGGGCTGGTCGGGCAGGACTTCTTCGTGTCGCTGGAGCAGCCAGGGAACGTCGATGTGGATGACGGAGGACATCGGTCAGGCGGCCTCGCCCCGGCCGGGGCGCTCGTCGTCGGGGAAGGCCGCCGCGAACTCCTCGGCGTGGCCGGCGAAGAAGCGGCGGAACGCCTCCGCGCCCTCCTGGAGTGCGCGGTGCCGGGCGATGTCGGCGGCGGCGGCCTCGCGCACCAGGGCCTTCATCGACGTACCGCGCTCCTTGGCGATCTGGCGCAGGTCCTCTAGTTCCCGTTCGCTGAACTCCACGTTGAGAGCTGGCATGCCCTCACGGTACCGCGCGAGTACTCACGCGTAAATACGCCCAGGTGGGACCCCTTGCATCGCGGTACCGCCGGCTCCGAACCCGCCCCCTCACACGTCCAGCCTGCTGATGCGCACCGCTCCCTCCGGGCGGCCCGGGCGGGCGCTGGTGAGGGTCAGGCGCAGCCGGGAGCCGCGGACCGGGTCGAAGGTGATGACCGTGGGGCTGTCGGAGGCGGTGGCCCACTCCGTCCTCGCCCCGGTCACCGGGACGTAGGCGTGCCCGTCCCACACCGCCACCTCGGCCCGCGCGGGCGGGGTGTGGCCCGCGTCAGCCGTGAAGGACACGGCCACCCGGTCGAGGGTGCGGGCGCGCCCGAAGTCGACCGACACCCAGTCCTTCGCCCGGGCCCCGTCGAACGCGGGCAGCAGCGCGGTGGCCTGCTTGACGAAGGCGTTGGACCAGCCGGTGGCCGGGTCGCCGTCCAGCATCGCGGCGGGCGGGGTGTCCGGACGGCCGGAGTAACTCGCGTCCGCGTACGGGTGGGCGGGCGGCGCGGGAGGGTCGGGGCGGAGCACCGCGGGTGCGGTGGTCGCGGCGTGGCCGGCCTCGGTGGTGCGCAGGCGGACGGTGCCCGGGCGCAGGCCGGCCACCCGGGCGGTGACCTCAAGGGTGCCGGGCCGCACGCCCGACCGGACGATGGCGAGCGCCTTGCCGTGGAAGGCGGTGCGGGTGCTCGCCTGGTAGCGCTCGGCACTCTCCTGGCGGCCGTTGTCCACGCCGGCCAGGGAGCCGCCGGAGACGCCGAAGGCGATGAGGTGTGCGGCGTCGGGCACGACGACCCCGTGCGCGTCGGTGATCTCGGCGGTGACGAAGGCGAGCGAACGGCCGTCGGCGGCGAGGGAGGTGCGGTCGGCGGTGAGGCGTACGGCGTGCGGGGCACCGGCCGTGCGCAGGACGTCACTGG
This window harbors:
- a CDS encoding toxin Doc, with translation MSSVIHIDVPWLLQRHEEVLPDQPAVDDFSALVAAVARHRVDPPRLGVDSDAAWRAAALLHTLAVLKPLPAANARFACATAVAYMFVSGAGIDPPYGALVDLARDLISGKTDVYGAADRLRSWQI